The Streptomyces kanamyceticus DNA segment CGCTCCTCGCCACCACCGGCGGCGCGATCCCGGAGGTCGCGGGCCCCGATGGCGAGACCTGCGTCGCGGTGCCGCCCGGCGACCCCGGCGCCCTCGCCGAAGGACTGACCCGGCTGCTCGGCGACGGCGAACTGCGGGCCAGGCTCGGCGCGGCAGGGCGTGCGCGGGTGCTCGCCAAGTTCACCTGGGCGCAGGCCGCCAAGGGCACCGCCGACCGCTACCGCGAGGCCATGAGCCGTTCCGCGGCCCAGAATCCCGGCCGCCCCGCGGCCACCCCGACGTACTCCGGGAGCCATCGCTGATGCTGACCGTCGACTTCACCCGCTTCCCGCTCGCCGCCGGCGACCGCGTGCTCGACCTGGGCTGCGGCGCGGGCCGGCACGCCTTCGAGTGTTACCGGCGGGGCGCCCAGGTGGTGGCCCTCGACCAGAACGCCGAGGAGATCCGCGAGGTCGCCAAGTGGTTCGCCGCGATGAAGGAGGCGGGCGAGGCCCCCGCGGGCGCGACGGCCACCGCGATGGAGGGTGACGCGCTCAACCTGCCCTTCCCCGACGCCTCCTTCGACGTCGTGATCATCTCCGAGGTCATGGAGCACATCCCGGACGACAAGGGCGTCCTCGCGGAGATGGTCCGGGTCCTCAAGCCCGGCGGCCGCATCGCCGTCACCGTCCCGCGCTACGGCCCCGAGAAGGTCTGCTGGACGCTCTCCGACGCCTACCACGAGGTCGAGGGCGGCCACATCCGCATCTACAAGGCCGACGAACTCCTCGGCAAGATGCGGGAGTCGGGCCTCAAGCCGTACGGCACGCACCACGCGCACGCCCTGCACTCGCCCTACTGGTGGCTCAAGTGCGCCTTCGGCGTCGACAACGACAAGGCGCTGCCGGTGCGCGCGTACCACAAGCTCCTGGTCTGGGACATCATGAAGAAGCCGCTGGCCACCCGGGTCGCCGAGCAGCTCCTCAACCCCGTCGTCGGCAAGAGCTTCGTGGCGTACGCGACCAAGCCGCACCTGCCCGTCGCCGCCGCGGAGTCCGTGGCGGACGCCAAGTGACGAGCCCGGAGCGGACCGAACACCTCGTCCTGCCCGGCGTCCTGACGGCCGATCAGGCCACGGCGACGGTGCGCGGCATCCTCGCCGTGCAGCGCCCGGACGGCGCCATCCCGTGGTTCCGCGGCCACCACCTCGACCCGTGGGACCACACCGAGGCCGCCATGGCCCTGGACGCCGCCGGTGAGCACGCGGCCGCCGAGCGCGCCTACGACTGGCTCGCACGCCACCAGAACCCGGACGGCTCCTGGTACGCGGCCTACCGCGACGGCGATCCGCACGACGTCACCGACCGGGGCCGCGAGACCAACTTCTGCGCGTACCTCGCCGTCGGCGTCTGGCACCACTACCTCGCCACCGGCGACGAGGCGTTCCTCGACCGCATGTGGCCCGCCGTGGTCGGAGCCGTCGAGTTCGTCCTCGCCCTGCAGCAGCCCGGCGGCCAGATCGGCTGGAAGCGCGAGCCCGACGGCACGCCGGTGACCGACGCGCTGCTCACCGGTTCCTCGTCGATCCACCAGGCGCTGCGCTGCGCGCTCGCCGTCGCCGAGCAGCGCGACGAGCCGCAGCCCGACTGGGAGCTGGCGACCGGGGCCCTCGCGCACGCCATCCGCCACCACCCCGAGCGCTTCCTCGACAAGGACCGCTACTCGATGGACTGGTACTACCCGGTCCTCGGCGGCGCGCTGACCGGCGCGGCGGCCAAGTCCCGCATAGAGGAGGGCTGGGACCGCTTCGTGGTGCCGGACCTCGGGGTGCGCTGCGTCGTTCCCAACCCCTGGGTCACGGGTGGCGAGAGCGCCGAACTCGCCCTGGCGCTCTGGGCGTTGGGCGAATCCGACCGGGCCCTGGAGGTCCTCCAGTCCATCCAGCACCTGCGCGATCCCGCGACGGGTCTGTACTGGACGGGCTACGTCTTCGACGACAAGGCGGTCTGGCCCGAGGAGCTGACCACGTGGACGGCGGGGTCGTTGCTGCTTGCCGTGGCGGCGCTGGGCGGGGACGAGGCGACTTGTGCGGTGTTTTCCGGGGAGCGGTTGCCCGGTGGGCTGGATCCGGACTGTTGCTGAGCGCGCCGCGCGGGCTTGGGCGGGGGATCGTCCGC contains these protein-coding regions:
- a CDS encoding class I SAM-dependent methyltransferase, whose product is MLTVDFTRFPLAAGDRVLDLGCGAGRHAFECYRRGAQVVALDQNAEEIREVAKWFAAMKEAGEAPAGATATAMEGDALNLPFPDASFDVVIISEVMEHIPDDKGVLAEMVRVLKPGGRIAVTVPRYGPEKVCWTLSDAYHEVEGGHIRIYKADELLGKMRESGLKPYGTHHAHALHSPYWWLKCAFGVDNDKALPVRAYHKLLVWDIMKKPLATRVAEQLLNPVVGKSFVAYATKPHLPVAAAESVADAK
- a CDS encoding prenyltransferase/squalene oxidase repeat-containing protein, translating into MTSPERTEHLVLPGVLTADQATATVRGILAVQRPDGAIPWFRGHHLDPWDHTEAAMALDAAGEHAAAERAYDWLARHQNPDGSWYAAYRDGDPHDVTDRGRETNFCAYLAVGVWHHYLATGDEAFLDRMWPAVVGAVEFVLALQQPGGQIGWKREPDGTPVTDALLTGSSSIHQALRCALAVAEQRDEPQPDWELATGALAHAIRHHPERFLDKDRYSMDWYYPVLGGALTGAAAKSRIEEGWDRFVVPDLGVRCVVPNPWVTGGESAELALALWALGESDRALEVLQSIQHLRDPATGLYWTGYVFDDKAVWPEELTTWTAGSLLLAVAALGGDEATCAVFSGERLPGGLDPDCC